A stretch of the Acyrthosiphon pisum isolate AL4f chromosome A2, pea_aphid_22Mar2018_4r6ur, whole genome shotgun sequence genome encodes the following:
- the LOC100575278 gene encoding uncharacterized protein LOC100575278, which yields MSSTASQISDFNLLRRCGKRSSKKNNSTIAELYNNLYASQMVAADQRAKMSPQRTISLGSLHHPPPTQFMEPRLSQLETLEAKMASIEVSLSTTLKKTKKSSTPIIPSSPQPPTIAQKTITPVKINGYMTDNHDKENIARNNVKLQTHLVNETNEQNKYNQKVQSDTVNESEKHSLTQKIESLKNDMDQKRLTIKNIKMSLEQLDVTDNIDTRIQQAELEYQLGREELNLLSLMEETNKHKCRLEEIEQHNEQNENNTLYNYLVSNPGAVISLQAVELEYDPKSPKFGVGSRKDKPGLFIDWTVNDLGFSKGDRLLEVNGKVVLSMKNNHDLNRLLEVSPSSVRVVVMHDGPSAKHQMELVTLRRELDACRTRAEEMDRSKHAYKTENVRLSHRVSYLEDQVSELIKCRSSSTASNGVGGGSGVVFQRGANSAVMVRSKSPKHGVSAIQQYKRKQVVYDDRPAAVRAPEGGPVVKTRIRTVPRLYGSSASVESLVSSSDAVVAACKSFDDLHGVAEAHGKRNKYPAAGGRNSSRTRHIREAQQTLFRFLDSESSGGGGTAPYLLQQCGGGSLKSLDLQDTTAADSHRLKSTEYYSHLTAAGATSSSAAGSPRPSRSLNYDSEQSGRRAPMPPKKPLRLSLQQRQSNSSAAAGKNDAKNTATTVHDNGGDNDNNVVVRLRHNHQRRRRNEDDVDLSAINNTMS from the exons ATGAGTTCTACGGCTTCACAAATTAGTGACTTCAATTTATTAAGACGATGTGGCAAAAG GTCGTCAAAGAAGAACAACTCGACCATCGCGGAgctgtataacaatttatacgCCAGTCAAATGGTGGCAGCCGACCAAAGGGCCAAAATGTCGCCTCAAAGAACCATTTCGCTG ggTTCGTTACATCATCCACCACCAACTCAATTTATGGAACCCAGACTCTCACAACTTGAAACATTAGAAGCTAag ATGGCTAGCATTGAAGTCTCGCTGTCTACAACGCtgaaaaaaacgaaaaagaGTTCAACTCCTATCATACCGAGTAGCCCCCAACCGCCGACGATTGCACAAAAAACCATAACACCTGTCAAAATCAATGGATATATGACGGACAACCACGATAAAGAAAATATTGCGCGAAACAA cGTAAAACTTCAAACTCATCTAGTCAATGAAACCAATGAGCAGaacaaatataatcaaaaagtaCAAAGCGATACGGTCAACGAGAGTGAAAAACATTCGCTGACCCAAAAAATAGAAAGCCTAAAAAATGACATGGACCAAAAACGATTgactattaaaaacataaaaatgtcacTGGAACAATTAGATGTTACCGA TAACATTGACACGAGGATACAACAGGCGGAGTTGGAATATCAATTGGGCAGGGAGGAACTTAACCTTCTTAGTCTAATGGAAGAGACCAACAAACACAAGTGTCGTCTCGAAGAGATTGAACAACACAAtgaacaaaatgaaaataacactCTATACAA TTATTTAGTTTCTAATCCCGGGGCCGTGATTAGCTTACAAGCTGTAGAGCTGGAATACGATCCAAAAAGCCCTAAGTTTGGCGTGGGTTCGAGAAAAGATAAGCCGGGCCTGTTTATTGACTGGACAGTTAATGATTTGGGATTTTCTAAAGGAGATAG ATTACTGGAAGTGAACGGTAAAGTAGTGTTGTCGATGAAGAACAACCACGACCTGAACCGACTGCTGGAGGTATCGCCATCATCCGTGCGCGTGGTGGTCATGCATGACGGACCGTCGGCCAAACACCAAATGGAGCTGGTGACGCTCAGGCGGGAGCTGGACGCTTGCCGGACCCGGGCCGAGGAAATGGACCGGTCCAAGCACGCGTACAAGACGGAAAACGTGAGGCTGTCGCACAGGGTGTCGTACTTGGAGGATCAGGTGTCGGAGCTGATCAAGTGCCGGTCGTCGTCGACGGCCTCGAACGGCGTCGGGGGCGGCAGCGGCGTGGTGTTCCAGAGGGGCGCCAACTCGGCAGTGATGGTTCGGAGCAAGAGCCCCAAGCACGGCGTGTCGGCCATACAGCAGTACAAACGCAAACAGGTGGTGTACGACGATCGGCCCGCGGCGGTGAGGGCCCCGGAAGGGGGGCCAGTGGTCAAGACGCGCATCCGGACAGTGCCCCGGCTGTACGGCAGTTCGGCGTCGGTCGAGTCGCTGGTGTCGTCGTCCGACGCCGTGGTGGCCGCCTGCAAATCGTTCGACGACCTGCATGGCGTGGCCGAGGCGCACGGCAAACGAAACAAGTATCCGGCGGCTGGTGGCCGGAACAGCAGCAGGACTCGACACATACGCGAGGCCCAGCAGACGTTGTTCCGGTTCCTCGACTCCGAGTCGTCCGGCGGAGGTGGCACCGCCCCGTACCTGCTTCAGCAGTGCGGCGGCGGCAGTCTGAAGTCGCTCGACTTGCAGGACACGACGGCCGCCGACTCACACCGGTTGAAGAGCACCGAATATTACTCGCACCTGACCGCGGCCGGGGCGACCTCCTCGTCGGCCGCAGGGTCGCCGCGACCCAGCCGGTCGCTCAACTACGATTCGGAACAGTCGGGCCGGCGGGCCCCTATGCCGCCCAAAAAACCGTTGCGGCTGTCGCTGCAGCAGCGACAGAGTAACAGCAGTGCCGCGGCCGGTAAAAACGACGCCAAAAACACCGCAACGACGGTCCACGACAACGGCGGCGACAACGACAATAATGTCGTCGTCAGACTTCGCCACAATCACCAACGTCGCCGCCGCAACGAAGACGACGTCGACTTGTCGGCCATAAACAACACCATGTCGTGA